The genomic window ATAGCGTTCGCGGCCAGCTCCTTCTTCCTCAGCTTCTTCAGCTTCGGCGGCGGGGCGTTGATCTGATGGAAACGCTCGATCCCGGCGCGGCCATTCCCGGCTATTTCGCGCCCGTCCACCGCGCGCTGACCGAGCAGATCCTGCTCGGCGGAGCGCCGCGCTCGGTTGCGATCGTCAACGGCACGCTGGCAGGTGCGGTCGGGCTGGGGCTGCGGCTGTGGCTGGTCGGACTGCTCATCTGGGCAGTCGGCCATGCGGCAGCCGTCTGGGCAGCGCGCCGGGATCCCCAGTTCCTCGAAGTCGGCCGGCGCCATATGCGCTACCCCGCCTTCCTGCGCGCGTGAGGCTGCGATGATGTTCCTCCGCGAATATCGTGCGCGCGGCACGACCCTTTCCGACTTCCTGCCCTGGGCGGCCCTGATCGCGCCGGGCGTCGTCCTCAACAAGGATGGCTCGTTCCAGCGGACAGCCGCGATCCGTGGGCCGGACCTGGATTCGGCGACGCCCGCTGAGCTGGTCGCGACCGCGGGGCGGCTCAACAGCGCGCTCCGGCGGCTTGGGTCGGGGTGGGCGATCTTCTTCGAAGCGCAGCGCGTTCCCGCGCTCGACTATCCGGACGACCGCTTCCCGGACCCTGCCTCGGCGCTGGTCGAGCGGGAACGCCGCGAGCAGTTCGCCGAGGAAGGTGCGCATTTCGAGAGCGCATATTTCCTGACGCTGCAATGGATGCCCCCGCCCGAGGACGCAGCGCGCGCGGAGGGCTGGCTCTATGAAGGCCGATCGCGCAGCGGTGTCGATCCCCATGAGTTGCTCGCCAGCTTCGTCGATCGGAGCACGCGGCTGCTCCAGCTGCTCGAAGGGTTCGTGCCCGAGGCCCGTTGGCTCGATGACGGCGAAACGCTGACCTATCTTCACTCGACCGTCTCGACCAAGCGCCAGCACGTCGGCGTGCCCGACATCCCAATGTATTTGGACTCGATCCTGGCGGACGAGACGCTGGTCGGCGGGCTCGAGCCAAGGCTCGGCAGCCAGCATCTCCGAACGCTAACGGTGACCGGCTTTCCGAGCGCGACCTTCCCCGGGCTGCTCGACGACCTCAATCGGCTCGCCTTCCCGTATCGCTGGGTCACCCGCGCGATCACGCTCGACAAGACCGACGCGACCAAGCTCCTGTCCCGCATCCGCCGCCAATGGTTCGCGAAGCGCAAGTCGATCGCCGCGATCCTCAAGGAGGTAATGACCAACGAGGCGTCCGTGTTGGTCGATAGCGACGCTTCCAACAAGGCGGCTGACGCCGATCTCGCCCTCCAGGAACTCGGCAGCGACGTGGTCGGCCATACGCCCTCGTAGTTGCCGAGGTTGGGGCGGTGCTGGCGGTAGCCGACCAGGGCGGCGAGCTCCGGCGAGAAGCCCCGAGCGATCGCTGGCGGATAGGCGAGCCACTGGTTTTCATAGGGCTTGAGCCATCCAAGGCAGTAGCTGACCACGACCGCCTTGCGGACCTCGCCGCTGCGGTTCGCGCCTGCGCCATGCAGCGTCGAGCCCAGGAACAGGAACGCGTCGCCCGGCCCGAATTCCGCGACGATCGAGCGCTCGGGCATTTCCTCTTTGAGCGCTTCATCCCCGTGGCTGCCCGGATAGATAATCGTCCCGCCATTCTCGACCGTGAAGCGGGTGAGCGGCCACATCACGTTGACGAGATACTCGACCTCGCCCTTCACGCCCTGCCACATATCCTGGTCGCGGTGCGGGAATTGCGCCGGGGCGCCCGGGTGCAGTGCGATCGCCTGCAT from Sphingomonas sp. includes these protein-coding regions:
- a CDS encoding VirB3 family type IV secretion system protein produces the protein METLDPGAAIPGYFAPVHRALTEQILLGGAPRSVAIVNGTLAGAVGLGLRLWLVGLLIWAVGHAAAVWAARRDPQFLEVGRRHMRYPAFLRA